Below is a genomic region from Desulfobacter sp..
ATAAAAAAGCTCCTGGGGTAAAACCCCAAGAGCCTTGATATCAATGGTACGCCTGACAGGATTCGAACCTGTGGCCTACGGATTAGAAGTCCGTTGCTCTATCCAGCTGAGCTACAGGCGCAAACAAGAGACTCTTTTACCAAAAAGAGATGGTTTTGTCCACAAAAAAATAATGACCATCTGATAATTTTCAAAATATATTGCTTTTAAGAAAACTGTGATAATGGTATACTTACTTTTTAATTCAACTTAAGGTTCTTTGAATGAAAAAAACAGCTGACCAGAACAACTCCAAGAAAAATAAGCGACTGACCAAAAAAGATTTCCTGGTGCCTGCCAAATCAAGGACAACCAATACAAAGGCCCTGGTGAAATCCGATCCCATTCAAAGCTACCTCAATGAGATCAACCGGTACAAGCTTTTGACCCGGGATCAGGAAGTGGAACTGGGCAAACGGATCCAGGAAGAAGGGGACCAGGAAGCCGCCTATATCATGACCACCTCCAACCTGCGGCTGGTGGTGAAAATTGCCCTGGAATTTCAGCGGATCTGGATGCAGAACCTTCTGGACCTTATCCAGGAGGGCAATATCGGCCTTGTCCAGGCGGTTAAAAAATTCAACCCCTATAAGAATGTCAAATTTTCCTATTATGCCTCGTTCTGGATCAAGGCCTATATATTAAAGTTTATCATGGACAATTGGCGGATGGTGAAAATCGGCACCACCCAGGGCCAGAGAAAATTATTCTTCAGGCTGAAAAAAGAAAAGGCAAGGCTGATTGAACAGGGATTTGATCCCAAGCCAAAGCTTTTATCCGAGCGGCTGGGCGTCTCTGAAAAAGAGGTGGTGGAAATGGACCAGCGCCTGGCCAACTGGGATCTGTCTTTGGACGAACCTCTGAAAAATGATTCCAATACCGAGCGAATTGAATTTATCAATGTGGAAACCGACTCCTCCGAGGACCGGGTGGCCAAAAAAGAAATCGAAGATATTCTACATGCCAAGGTGGCTGAATTCAAAAAGACCCTGAATGAAAGGGAGTTGGATATTTTTGACAGGAGAATCTTTTCCGATTCACCCCAGACCCTTCAGGAAATCGGAGAAATTTACTCTATCTCCAGAGAGCGGGTCAGACAGATTGAAAATAATATTCTTAAAAAAATGAAGGCCTATTTTAAAAAAGACATGCCGGATTTTGACATGTACGATCATACCCAATAACAGCGATACAATTGTGCACAAAAGGTGACGTGTTCATGAAAAAAACCAGTCTCTGGATTTTGATATCAATCCTACCTCTTTTTTTGTCCAACGGGTGTGTCCAGGGCACGGCAACGACATCGCCCCAGGGCCAGGACAGCTTAAGTGCAGGCCCTGACGGATTTCAATCTGACCCGGATGAGAATCTGACAGCCCCGTATTTTTATCTGATTGCCAGAACCCATGTAAACAAGGGCAACCTGGATCTTGCAGAACGAGCCCTTGAGACTGCCATTAAAAAGGACGAGGCATCTTCCTTTCTCAAACGCGAACTCATCCGCATCCTTCAGGCCCGTAAAAAAACAGACCAGGCCATGGCCTTGGCAGAAGCACTTGCCCAAGCAGCCCCGGATGATGTGGAAAATCTTTTACTTTTGGCCAGGCTGAAAAAGGGCAATGACCCGGAGTTGTCCACTATTCTCAAGCAGATCCTGAAAATAGATCCTGAAAACAAAGAGACCTTTTTACGTCTTGGCAAAATTTACATGGATATGGAAAACGTGACCGAGGCCCTGTCTCTGTTCAAAAAGATGGTCAAGGTCTTTCCAGACTATTATGTGGCAAGATTTTATCTGGGAGAGGCCCTGCTCATGACCGGACAGCCGGCCAAGGCGGAACAGGCCTTTTTAGAAACCTTGGAATTGGAACCCGAACTTGTGGAGCCCAGGTTCAAACTCATTGACATCTACCAGACCACAGATCCCAAAAAATACCAGAAAAAAATCATAGACAATTTTCATATGGTTCTGGAAACAGAGCCGGGCAATGAACGTGCGGCCCTTGAGCTGGCCCTGTTCCACTATAAAGCCCAGAACATGAAAAAGGCAGATCCTTTGTTTACCCAGATGGGCCAGGAACTCAAGGAAAATCCAAGACTGGTCATGACTGCAGTGGATATCTTAATTACCCGGAAACGGTATGAAGATGCCGTGATCGTCTTTTCCCAGCTTCGCCAGGCAGACCCGGCAAATACCAACCTTAATTTTTTCCTGGGCATGGCCCATGAGGCTTTGGACCATAAGGATCAGGCCATTGAATACTATCTCAAGGTGACCCCGGATCATCCCCAATATAAAAAAACCATTTTAAGCATTGCCTTTTTATACCGGGATAAGGGCAATATAG
It encodes:
- a CDS encoding RNA polymerase factor sigma-32, which gives rise to MKKTADQNNSKKNKRLTKKDFLVPAKSRTTNTKALVKSDPIQSYLNEINRYKLLTRDQEVELGKRIQEEGDQEAAYIMTTSNLRLVVKIALEFQRIWMQNLLDLIQEGNIGLVQAVKKFNPYKNVKFSYYASFWIKAYILKFIMDNWRMVKIGTTQGQRKLFFRLKKEKARLIEQGFDPKPKLLSERLGVSEKEVVEMDQRLANWDLSLDEPLKNDSNTERIEFINVETDSSEDRVAKKEIEDILHAKVAEFKKTLNERELDIFDRRIFSDSPQTLQEIGEIYSISRERVRQIENNILKKMKAYFKKDMPDFDMYDHTQ
- a CDS encoding tetratricopeptide repeat protein, with the protein product MKKTSLWILISILPLFLSNGCVQGTATTSPQGQDSLSAGPDGFQSDPDENLTAPYFYLIARTHVNKGNLDLAERALETAIKKDEASSFLKRELIRILQARKKTDQAMALAEALAQAAPDDVENLLLLARLKKGNDPELSTILKQILKIDPENKETFLRLGKIYMDMENVTEALSLFKKMVKVFPDYYVARFYLGEALLMTGQPAKAEQAFLETLELEPELVEPRFKLIDIYQTTDPKKYQKKIIDNFHMVLETEPGNERAALELALFHYKAQNMKKADPLFTQMGQELKENPRLVMTAVDILITRKRYEDAVIVFSQLRQADPANTNLNFFLGMAHEALDHKDQAIEYYLKVTPDHPQYKKTILSIAFLYRDKGNIDEALQFLEQHHQQSPADIDILSYLASFYEDAARYNTAMTLLQRGLKTSPDNTTLLFKLGAIQDKAGLRQDCIKTMKSLIRLDPEHASALNYLGYTYAEMGILLDEALDLVKRAMKIRPDDGYITDSLGWVYYQKKEYEQAVVYLEKAARISNFETIIAAHLGDAYEKTGKLKKAMTAYQQALANAKKDQQEQVKAIKEKIKRLEKRADE